The Helianthus annuus cultivar XRQ/B chromosome 16, HanXRQr2.0-SUNRISE, whole genome shotgun sequence genome includes a window with the following:
- the LOC110919423 gene encoding 36.4 kDa proline-rich protein-like: MEAHSDSSVPDSFESEDELVLEEQPAEAPVLPDDQILDMPADHQPAPVDPEPDIVPEPVLALEPVHADAPVFVPPVIDAPVIPPPVMEIPVMAPLPDPVFAELPVTAPLFPDSTHVHADHAPFATLIDPRYADNHNGWIEEDDYPPYVIPVTPPTAPVTAPLDIPLFPPHTTDVQRTDLPITFL, encoded by the exons ATGGAGGCTCATTCTGATTCGTCAGTCCCAGATTCTTTTGAGTCG GAGGACGAGTTGGTCCTCGAGGAGCAGCCTGCTGAGGCTCCTGTTCTCCCGGATGATCAGATTCTTGATATGCCTGCTGATCATCAGCCTGCTCCTGTCGATCCAGAGCCCGATATAGTTCCGGAGCCCGTTCTTGCTCTTGAACCTGTTCATGCAGATGCTCCTGTTTTTGTACCACCAGTTATTGATGCTCCTGTCATACCACCACCAGTCATGGAGATTCCAGTCATGGCACCTCTGCCTGACCCCGTCTTTGCTGAATTACCAGTCACTGCACCATTATTTCCCGATTCGACCCATGTGCACGCCGATCATGCACCTTTTGCTACTCTCATAGACCCTCGTTATGCGGACAACCATAATGGGTGGATCGAGGAGGATGACTACCCTCCGTATGTGATCCCAGTCACTCCCCCTACCGCACCTGTTACTGCACCACTCGATATTCCGTTGTTTCCCCCACACACCACAGACGTCCAGCGTACCGATCTTCCGATTACTTTCCTCTAG